Proteins from a genomic interval of Salvelinus sp. IW2-2015 linkage group LG14, ASM291031v2, whole genome shotgun sequence:
- the pkia gene encoding cAMP-dependent protein kinase inhibitor alpha produces the protein MTDVEATYEDFIASQRTGRRNAVHDIPQSPEAQGPSDLSHDLAQLNINKSGEGEDAEKSQAPSESSSQPEEGGKE, from the exons ATGACTGATGTGGAGGCGACATATGAAGACTTCATCGCTTCACAGCGGACCGGCCGACGGAACGCCGTACACGACATCCCACAATCCCCTGAGGCACAGGGTCCCAGCGACCTATCACACGACTTGGCTCAGCTCAACATCAACAAATCCG gTGAAGGAGAGGATGCTGAAAAGAGCCAGGCCCCGTCAGAGTCTTCATCCCAACCAGAAGAGGGGGGTAAAGAGTAG